The Deinococcus wulumuqiensis R12 genome has a window encoding:
- the dnaN gene encoding DNA polymerase III subunit beta — MNITVTKKALTDALSLLERVIPTRSSNPLLTALHVAATDSGLTLSGTSLEIDLQATVPAEVKAPEDFTVPAHLFAQVVRNLGGELVELTLSGAELTVRSAGSDFKLQTGDRDSYPPLTFPDAPGVSLSAADLARALGSVRYAASNEAFQAVFRGLKLERNAGTLRAAASDGYRVALCDVRSDAPEAPPLIIPARSVDELLRLLKDGTVRLLPGEGQLTVITDRARMNLKLLDGDFPDYERVIPKEIKLTATLPAAALKEAVGRVAVLADKNANNRVEFLIQDGALTLTAEGDYGRAQDTLSVTQGGTEQAMSLAFNARHVLDALGAIDGDVRLSFSGSTSPAVFEPAGDSGYRAVMVTLRA, encoded by the coding sequence ATGAACATCACCGTCACCAAAAAAGCCCTCACTGACGCCCTGAGCCTCCTGGAGCGCGTCATCCCCACCCGCAGCTCCAACCCGCTGCTCACCGCGCTCCATGTGGCCGCCACCGACAGCGGCCTGACCCTGAGCGGCACGAGCCTGGAGATTGATCTCCAAGCCACCGTGCCCGCCGAGGTCAAGGCCCCAGAGGACTTCACCGTGCCCGCGCACCTGTTCGCGCAGGTTGTCCGCAACCTCGGCGGCGAGCTGGTCGAACTAACCCTGAGCGGCGCGGAACTGACGGTGCGCTCGGCAGGCTCGGATTTCAAGCTGCAAACGGGGGACCGGGACAGCTACCCGCCCCTCACCTTCCCCGACGCCCCCGGCGTGAGCCTCAGCGCGGCAGACCTCGCCCGCGCCCTGGGCAGCGTGCGCTACGCGGCGAGCAATGAGGCGTTCCAGGCGGTGTTCCGGGGCCTGAAATTGGAGCGGAATGCGGGCACCCTCCGCGCCGCCGCCTCGGACGGTTACCGGGTGGCGCTGTGCGATGTCCGCAGTGACGCGCCCGAAGCCCCGCCGCTCATCATCCCGGCCCGCTCGGTGGATGAGTTGCTGAGGCTGCTCAAAGACGGCACGGTGCGCCTGCTGCCCGGCGAAGGCCAGCTCACCGTCATCACTGACCGGGCGAGGATGAACCTCAAGTTGCTCGACGGGGACTTCCCCGACTACGAGCGCGTCATTCCGAAGGAAATCAAACTCACCGCCACGCTGCCCGCCGCCGCGCTCAAGGAAGCCGTGGGCCGCGTGGCGGTGCTGGCCGACAAGAACGCCAATAACCGCGTGGAGTTCCTGATTCAAGACGGCGCGCTCACCCTGACGGCAGAAGGCGACTACGGACGCGCCCAGGACACGCTGAGCGTCACCCAGGGCGGCACCGAGCAGGCCATGAGCCTCGCCTTCAACGCCCGGCACGTCCTCGACGCCCTGGGCGCGATAGACGGCGACGTGCGCCTGAGCTTCAGCGGCAGCACCTCGCCCGCTGTGTTCGAACCGGCGGGCGACAGCGGCTACCGGGCCGTCATGGTCACGCTGAGGGCATAA
- a CDS encoding DUF1064 domain-containing protein: MPRSFASGVSAEALARAGVEVPQEPKRSKYGNVRAEYAGRIYASKLEARMAEHLDLMKLGGLVLDWTPQPVFDLGAGVSYIADFHVTYAKGQPRVIDSKGVLTDVFRLKRKFFEHLYGPLDVVTRVEELPTEGR, encoded by the coding sequence ATGCCCCGCTCATTCGCTTCCGGCGTCTCCGCTGAGGCCCTGGCACGGGCGGGGGTGGAGGTGCCGCAGGAGCCGAAGCGCAGCAAGTACGGCAACGTCCGCGCCGAATATGCCGGGCGCATCTACGCCAGCAAGCTAGAGGCTCGCATGGCCGAGCACCTCGACCTGATGAAGCTCGGCGGGTTGGTGCTGGACTGGACGCCGCAGCCGGTGTTCGACCTGGGGGCGGGCGTTTCGTATATCGCAGACTTTCACGTCACCTATGCGAAAGGGCAGCCCAGGGTCATCGACTCAAAAGGCGTGCTCACCGACGTTTTCCGGCTCAAGAGGAAATTTTTTGAGCACCTGTACGGCCCGCTGGACGTGGTGACGCGGGTTGAGGAGCTGCCTACGGAGGGGAGATGA
- a CDS encoding RNA-guided endonuclease InsQ/TnpB family protein, with product MENNTTIRTFRYRLYPTKPQEAAMFETLRLTRTLYNAGLEQRREAYRKHGKTLSAYDQQRELTALKAECPEFAGVYSHVLQDVFDRLDKAYKAFFSRIKKGAKRAGFPRFKPAQRWDSFKFKQCWDNKKGDWTACGRPVDDGRRISIPKIGNVKVKLHRPLEGKPKSLQIVHDCGQWFAVYACEVPKNPLPATGSSVGLDLGTTWFAVTSDGEFIENPRHLGNSLKKLRVQQRTVARRKKGGNRRRKAVQQVAKTHRKVRRQRLDFQHKTARRLIYEHDVIAHENLQVGNMAQSNLARSILDAGWAGFLFQLAAKAESAGRQVIAVDPRYTSQRCHACGHTGKENRVNQATFRCVQCGHTANADHNAAKNILARALPSGVNGSGVSHAVA from the coding sequence ATGGAAAACAATACCACCATCCGTACCTTTCGGTATCGGCTTTACCCCACCAAGCCCCAAGAGGCCGCCATGTTTGAGACATTGCGCCTCACCCGCACGCTGTACAACGCGGGCCTAGAGCAACGCCGTGAAGCCTACCGGAAGCACGGCAAAACCCTCAGCGCCTACGACCAACAGCGTGAACTTACGGCACTCAAGGCAGAATGCCCGGAGTTCGCCGGGGTCTACTCCCACGTCCTACAAGACGTGTTCGACCGACTGGACAAGGCGTACAAGGCGTTTTTCAGCCGCATCAAGAAGGGCGCGAAGCGGGCCGGATTCCCCCGGTTCAAGCCTGCCCAGCGCTGGGATTCGTTCAAGTTCAAGCAGTGCTGGGACAACAAGAAGGGCGACTGGACGGCCTGCGGCAGACCCGTAGACGACGGGCGACGCATCAGCATCCCGAAAATCGGGAACGTCAAAGTTAAGCTGCACCGCCCGCTGGAAGGGAAGCCTAAGAGCCTGCAAATCGTCCACGATTGCGGGCAATGGTTCGCCGTCTATGCCTGCGAAGTCCCGAAAAACCCGCTCCCTGCCACCGGAAGCAGCGTTGGCCTCGACCTGGGGACGACGTGGTTTGCGGTCACGTCAGATGGGGAGTTCATCGAAAATCCCCGCCACCTGGGAAACAGCCTGAAGAAACTGCGCGTCCAGCAGCGCACCGTTGCTCGCCGCAAGAAAGGCGGTAACAGGCGCAGAAAGGCCGTGCAGCAGGTCGCCAAGACCCACCGCAAAGTCAGGCGGCAGCGCCTCGACTTCCAGCACAAGACCGCCCGGAGGCTCATCTATGAACACGACGTAATCGCACACGAAAACCTTCAGGTGGGCAACATGGCCCAGAGCAACCTCGCCCGTTCCATCCTCGATGCAGGCTGGGCCGGATTCCTGTTTCAACTCGCTGCCAAGGCTGAAAGTGCTGGGCGGCAAGTCATCGCCGTAGACCCCCGCTACACGTCGCAACGGTGTCATGCCTGCGGACACACGGGGAAGGAGAACCGTGTGAATCAGGCGACCTTCAGGTGTGTGCAGTGCGGCCATACGGCGAACGCCGACCACAACGCGGCGAAAAACATTCTGGCAAGGGCCTTGCCATCAGGCGTCAACGGTAGCGGGGTATCGCATGCCGTCGCCTGA